A stretch of Phragmites australis chromosome 12, lpPhrAust1.1, whole genome shotgun sequence DNA encodes these proteins:
- the LOC133886468 gene encoding uncharacterized protein LOC133886468, whose amino-acid sequence MGHYLGDGIYPEWATIVKAISAPRGNKSVHFSAMQVAIRKDVERAFGVLQSRFAIIRRPARVWDQSTLQNIMTTCVIMHNMIIEDENGSASTEQVFNYMGEIATVHRDPGQAILHYVEATEAIRNRAMHHKLREGLVDHLWSLHGAH is encoded by the coding sequence ATGGGGCACTACCTCGGCGACGGCATTTACCCCGAATGGGCCACCATAGTGAAGGCAATTTCAGCACCAAGAGGCAACAAGAGTGTCCATTTCTCCGCCATGCAAGTAGCTATCCGCAAGGATGTGGAACGTGCATTTGGTGTCTTGCAGTCGAGGTTTGCCATAATCCGCAGACCTGCTAGAGTTTGGGATCAAAGCACACTGCAGAACATAATGACAACATGTGTCattatgcacaacatgataattgagGACGAAAATGGCAGCGCTTCAACCGAGCAGGTGTTCAACTATATGGGGGAGATAGCGACAGTGCATCGAGATCCAGGCCAAGCAATCCTGCATTATGTCGAAGCCACTGAAGCCATCAGGAACCGTGCAATGCACCACAAACTACGTGAAGGCCTTGTTGACCACCTCTGGAGTCTACATGGAGCACATTAG